One genomic window of Polyangium aurulentum includes the following:
- a CDS encoding DUF2169 family type VI secretion system accessory protein, whose protein sequence is MSLANASPFAALPVPYIAPDGREVVIAIVKATFVHQGGRLLPASVQSPVRIGDLPWDPKADGSSIRYPSDVATAKKGTDVIVVGEAISKRPVTVMDVAVQVRDVTAPLRVHGPRVYYRSLGKIAVGPAAPFERQPIVYELAYGGHSDDWSIVEPRNPVGTGVAKSPSDLVDRRAPSIEHPAHPISGPSDKPEPAGFGALGTHWFPRAQYAGTYDDAWRATRMPLPPLDFDIRFFNVAHPALQLDEPLVPGDAIAILGMHEAGLLRFDLPAVRVALHGKTDDGRTLSAAPRVDTVLVEPGRDRVELTFRHTFPRGRGRTLLREVRVDVDD, encoded by the coding sequence ATGAGCCTCGCCAACGCATCCCCCTTCGCAGCCCTGCCCGTCCCGTATATCGCCCCAGACGGTCGCGAGGTGGTCATCGCCATCGTGAAGGCGACCTTCGTGCATCAGGGCGGGCGCCTTCTGCCGGCTTCCGTGCAGAGCCCCGTGCGCATCGGCGATTTGCCGTGGGATCCCAAGGCAGATGGCAGCAGCATCCGTTATCCCTCCGATGTCGCGACGGCCAAGAAGGGCACGGACGTCATCGTCGTCGGCGAGGCCATCTCGAAGAGACCCGTGACCGTGATGGACGTCGCCGTGCAGGTGCGCGACGTGACCGCGCCGCTCCGCGTCCATGGGCCCCGCGTGTACTATCGATCCCTCGGTAAAATAGCCGTGGGACCGGCCGCGCCATTCGAGCGGCAGCCCATCGTCTACGAGCTCGCCTACGGCGGCCACAGCGATGATTGGAGCATCGTCGAGCCGCGCAATCCGGTGGGCACGGGCGTGGCGAAGAGCCCCTCCGACCTCGTCGACCGCCGGGCCCCGTCCATCGAGCACCCCGCGCACCCCATCAGCGGTCCGTCCGACAAGCCCGAGCCAGCAGGCTTCGGCGCGCTCGGTACGCACTGGTTCCCCCGCGCGCAGTATGCGGGCACCTACGACGACGCCTGGCGCGCGACGCGTATGCCGCTCCCGCCCCTCGATTTCGACATTCGCTTCTTCAACGTCGCCCATCCTGCCCTCCAACTCGACGAGCCTCTCGTGCCGGGCGACGCCATTGCGATCCTGGGGATGCACGAGGCCGGGCTCCTGCGCTTCGATCTGCCCGCGGTGCGCGTGGCCCTCCACGGCAAGACGGATGACGGACGCACGCTCTCCGCTGCCCCGCGCGTCGATACCGTGCTGGTCGAGCCAGGAAGGGATCGCGTGGAGCTCACCTTCCGGCATACTTTTCCCCGTGGCCGGGGCAGGACGCTGCTCCGGGAGGTGCGGGTCGATGTCGATGATTGA